A genome region from Magnetovibrio sp. includes the following:
- a CDS encoding site-specific integrase, translated as MATFTKREGKKGASWRAQIRRQGVPIQTRTFAKRSDAQAWAREIEGMMDKRTFVPLGDAENTTLHTALGRYLIEVTPHKKGAKQETARIDLLQRMKLSEFTLTRLRSADIASWRDDLVSMGKAPTTIRNMTTIISQVYETAKYEWGMEGLHNPVKGVPMPKHRPGRDRRLVDDEEDRLLKACEESRSHWLKPITIIALETGMRLGEILSLKRTNIDYKVAVAHLPDTKNNTARDVPLSTRAIEALQAAPASTDKEGRAFPITTHSFEHHFKKARQSAGIENLRFHDLRHEATSRLFERGLDIMEVGHITGHKTLDMLRRYTHLKASDLAKKLG; from the coding sequence ATGGCAACATTCACTAAACGTGAAGGGAAAAAGGGTGCATCTTGGCGCGCTCAGATTCGTCGCCAAGGCGTTCCCATCCAAACACGCACCTTTGCTAAGCGTAGCGATGCTCAAGCTTGGGCACGCGAAATCGAAGGCATGATGGATAAACGGACATTTGTGCCCCTTGGTGACGCTGAAAACACCACGTTGCATACTGCCCTGGGACGCTACCTTATTGAGGTTACACCTCACAAAAAAGGCGCGAAACAAGAAACGGCGAGAATTGACCTTCTGCAAAGAATGAAATTATCAGAGTTCACGCTCACCCGCCTCCGTTCCGCAGACATCGCCAGTTGGCGCGATGATCTGGTCTCCATGGGTAAAGCTCCCACCACAATCCGCAACATGACCACGATCATTTCCCAAGTTTATGAGACGGCAAAATACGAATGGGGGATGGAGGGGCTGCACAATCCGGTCAAGGGCGTGCCGATGCCGAAGCACCGCCCTGGCCGCGATCGCCGTCTGGTCGATGATGAAGAAGACCGTTTGCTGAAGGCTTGCGAGGAAAGCCGGAGCCATTGGCTCAAGCCGATCACTATCATTGCTCTTGAGACCGGCATGCGGCTTGGCGAGATCCTCTCTCTTAAACGCACCAACATTGATTACAAGGTTGCTGTCGCTCACCTGCCGGACACCAAGAACAACACAGCCCGCGATGTGCCACTGAGCACTCGCGCTATAGAAGCGCTTCAGGCTGCTCCAGCCTCTACGGACAAGGAAGGCCGAGCCTTCCCTATCACCACCCATTCTTTCGAACACCACTTCAAAAAAGCCCGTCAATCTGCAGGGATCGAAAACCTACGTTTTCATGATCTTCGGCACGAAGCCACCTCTAGGCTATTTGAGCGGGGGTTGGATATAATGGAAGTCGGCCACATTACCGGCCACAAGACCCTCGACATGCTCCGTCGGTACACACACTTGAAGGCTTCGGATTTGGCAAAGAAATTGGGCTGA
- a CDS encoding relaxase/mobilization nuclease domain-containing protein, translated as MITKKILKLEDDPSRRTLKGSSHDEERATRLLVRGKRIGIIGPSKNVSNSNPQGNRRTVPAVPVGSTPRPRFQHRQDAIQLAEYFLEGEPDANGERPHKDGKGRVEYATSINCQLPDKKPLSAEEVRRVANWMGETAALNTRARKASTLHYVVSLHEIDADKSTPELWNDTVERMLKSLGMDEHQALLVIHGDTDNPHMHIMVNRVHPTKHTVADPLRDLIALEELNRQLEKDYGLRVDKGRHIDPVTGQTYDWDKVRKGEIHVPKNRARKSRIEMEKFARQVKKDLADKPFSTAISWDQLEERLSKNGYHLKPSGRGMKICDIAENEVKLTKIAGKGNGREKLEERLGPWNDYLASIELENTREMAQEDGQSEKPALPLGTQEKLNKPDPLAEFRPSPIGKPQRLNYRDDKEPSEEEESQIDKGEDNKRDEKKCIYRKQIDKIKGHPWVVGINLPECSEIKNESELRELIAFMTPNERMGTYCATKAQHEKMIAADAPWLELRQIEKTLGRIERSLDGNQLEVINLAPLAVDPENESDKAWARGTLDLKTEKHIGQLLEATWNAHVLAKKNMNNRINPSENAKMSSQHRAAFNLIKAFMHEKGMAIPNMFHPNQTKRSRGRGRGN; from the coding sequence ATGATCACAAAGAAAATTCTGAAGCTTGAAGACGACCCCTCAAGGAGGACATTAAAAGGGTCATCTCATGATGAAGAACGAGCCACAAGATTGCTCGTCAGAGGCAAGCGTATTGGCATCATCGGGCCATCTAAAAATGTGTCTAATTCCAATCCACAAGGAAACCGCCGAACCGTTCCGGCCGTGCCTGTAGGATCAACGCCACGACCACGGTTTCAACATCGCCAAGATGCAATCCAACTTGCCGAATATTTTCTTGAAGGGGAGCCAGACGCCAATGGCGAACGCCCCCACAAAGACGGTAAGGGGCGTGTCGAATATGCAACCTCGATAAATTGCCAATTACCTGACAAGAAGCCCCTCAGCGCCGAAGAAGTTCGGCGCGTAGCAAATTGGATGGGGGAGACCGCTGCCCTCAACACGCGCGCCCGAAAAGCGTCCACACTTCACTATGTCGTCTCACTCCATGAGATCGATGCCGACAAATCCACTCCCGAACTTTGGAACGACACTGTAGAGCGCATGTTGAAAAGTTTAGGAATGGATGAGCACCAAGCATTGTTGGTCATCCATGGCGATACTGACAACCCACACATGCACATCATGGTCAATCGCGTACACCCGACAAAGCATACCGTAGCAGATCCTCTACGCGATCTAATTGCCCTGGAAGAATTAAACCGACAGCTTGAAAAAGATTACGGTCTGCGCGTTGACAAGGGACGCCATATCGATCCCGTGACAGGCCAGACCTACGACTGGGATAAAGTCCGCAAAGGCGAGATACACGTCCCTAAAAATCGAGCTCGTAAGTCTCGTATTGAGATGGAGAAATTTGCCCGGCAGGTTAAAAAAGATTTGGCAGATAAACCATTTTCCACGGCCATAAGTTGGGATCAACTTGAAGAACGCTTGTCTAAAAATGGATATCACCTCAAACCCTCCGGTCGAGGCATGAAAATATGCGACATCGCCGAAAACGAAGTGAAACTGACAAAGATTGCCGGCAAAGGAAATGGCCGTGAAAAACTCGAAGAAAGGCTTGGTCCTTGGAACGATTATCTAGCCTCAATCGAACTAGAAAATACTCGTGAGATGGCGCAAGAAGACGGTCAAAGCGAGAAGCCTGCCTTGCCACTGGGTACGCAAGAGAAGCTAAACAAACCTGATCCCCTTGCTGAATTTCGCCCCTCCCCAATTGGAAAGCCGCAACGATTAAATTACCGAGATGACAAAGAGCCTAGCGAGGAGGAAGAAAGCCAAATCGACAAAGGAGAAGACAATAAACGCGATGAAAAGAAATGCATTTACCGCAAGCAGATCGATAAAATCAAAGGGCACCCCTGGGTTGTTGGCATTAACCTACCGGAATGTTCCGAAATTAAAAACGAATCAGAGCTCAGAGAATTGATTGCATTCATGACCCCCAACGAAAGAATGGGGACCTACTGTGCAACAAAAGCACAACACGAGAAGATGATTGCAGCTGATGCGCCATGGCTAGAACTAAGGCAAATTGAGAAGACTTTAGGTAGGATAGAAAGGTCACTCGACGGCAATCAACTTGAAGTGATCAATCTGGCTCCGCTCGCAGTTGACCCTGAAAACGAATCAGACAAAGCCTGGGCACGTGGAACGCTTGATTTAAAAACTGAAAAGCATATTGGGCAACTTTTGGAAGCCACATGGAACGCTCATGTTCTCGCAAAGAAGAATATGAACAACAGGATCAATCCATCTGAAAATGCAAAAATGTCATCTCAGCACAGAGCTGCATTCAATCTAATTAAAGCATTCATGCACGAAAAGGGCATGGCTATACCGAATATGTTCCACCCAAATCAAACAAAGAGAAGCAGAGGACGTGGGCGGGGCAATTAA
- a CDS encoding glutamate-5-semialdehyde dehydrogenase — MDDMTHNIPALMKGIGEAARAAGRVLAMASAEAKNTALREGAKAIRARKAEIMDANAQDVAAAKQKNLSPAMIDRLVLNDERIEAMAAGLEAIAELPDPVGRTLSEWDRPNGLKIRRVSVPLGVIGVIYESRPNVTADAGALCLKAGNAAILRGGSESFLSSGLIHSCLVDGLKAAGLPAEAIQRVPTTDRAAVGEMLTMVGYIDVIVPRGGKSLIERVTAESKVPLFKHLEGICHTYVDRAADMDKARTIVLNAKMRRTGICGATETLLVDQAAGDEVLKDLVVDLLDAGCEVRGDAAAQAADARVKAATEEDWDTEYLDAIIAVKTVDGVDDAIGHIAAHSSGHTDAIITEDEKAAETFLNTVDSAIVMLNASTQFADGGEFGMGAEIGISTDKMHARGPVGVEQLTSFKYQVVGSGQTRPS; from the coding sequence ATGGATGACATGACCCACAATATCCCCGCCTTGATGAAAGGCATCGGCGAAGCCGCCCGGGCGGCGGGTCGCGTCTTGGCGATGGCGAGCGCGGAGGCCAAAAATACCGCCCTGCGCGAGGGCGCCAAAGCCATCCGTGCGCGCAAGGCCGAAATCATGGATGCCAACGCCCAAGACGTCGCGGCGGCGAAGCAAAAGAATCTCAGCCCGGCGATGATCGACCGGTTGGTTCTGAACGACGAGCGCATCGAAGCCATGGCCGCAGGTCTGGAAGCGATTGCCGAACTGCCCGATCCCGTCGGCCGCACGCTCAGTGAATGGGACCGTCCCAACGGCTTGAAAATCCGCCGCGTTTCTGTGCCGCTGGGCGTTATCGGGGTGATTTACGAAAGCCGCCCCAACGTCACCGCCGATGCGGGTGCATTGTGTTTGAAAGCGGGCAACGCGGCGATCTTGCGCGGCGGTTCGGAGAGCTTTTTGTCGTCCGGCCTGATCCACAGTTGCTTGGTCGATGGCCTCAAGGCAGCCGGTCTGCCCGCCGAGGCGATCCAGCGCGTGCCGACCACGGACCGCGCGGCGGTGGGCGAAATGCTCACCATGGTGGGCTACATCGACGTGATCGTGCCGCGCGGCGGCAAGTCGTTGATCGAACGGGTCACGGCGGAAAGCAAGGTGCCGTTGTTCAAACACCTCGAAGGCATTTGTCATACGTACGTGGACCGCGCCGCCGACATGGACAAGGCCCGCACCATCGTGCTGAACGCCAAGATGCGCCGCACCGGCATTTGCGGCGCGACCGAAACCCTGCTGGTCGACCAAGCGGCGGGCGATGAGGTGCTCAAGGATCTGGTCGTGGACCTGCTGGATGCGGGTTGCGAAGTGCGTGGCGATGCCGCTGCCCAGGCCGCCGATGCGCGGGTCAAAGCCGCCACTGAAGAAGATTGGGATACCGAATATCTTGATGCGATCATCGCGGTCAAAACCGTCGACGGCGTCGATGACGCGATCGGTCACATCGCGGCGCACAGTTCCGGCCACACCGACGCGATCATCACCGAGGATGAAAAAGCTGCGGAAACGTTCCTCAACACAGTCGACAGCGCCATCGTGATGCTTAACGCCTCGACCCAGTTCGCCGACGGCGGCGAGTTCGGCATGGGTGCGGAAATCGGCATTTCGACGGACAAAATGCATGCCCGCGGACCCGTCGGTGTCGAACAATTGACCAGTTTCAAGTACCAGGTCGTCGGCTCCGGCCAGACCCGGCCGTCTTGA
- a CDS encoding HigA family addiction module antitoxin: MIAPIHPGEILKEEFMVPMELSANKLAEALGVPTNRITHLVNGHRGITADTALRLSGAFGTTPEFWTNLQAHYDLEVAKESNPPKVQRIHVPEGAMMACG, from the coding sequence ATGATTGCCCCCATTCATCCTGGAGAGATTTTAAAAGAAGAATTCATGGTCCCAATGGAGCTAAGCGCTAACAAGCTGGCTGAGGCCCTAGGTGTGCCCACAAACCGTATTACTCACCTGGTGAACGGCCACCGTGGGATTACCGCAGACACGGCTCTCAGGCTGTCTGGAGCATTCGGCACAACGCCAGAATTCTGGACCAACCTACAGGCTCACTATGACCTTGAGGTTGCTAAGGAGAGCAATCCGCCAAAGGTTCAACGCATCCACGTCCCTGAGGGTGCCATGATGGCATGCGGTTAA
- the proB gene encoding glutamate 5-kinase → MSADRLQSAKRVVIKIGSALLVDEAHGTVHRKWLEALAEDVAEMKARGQDVILVSSGAIAVGRRYLGLADGPLKLDEKQAAAATGQIRLAHAYQEVLGHHDITVAQVLLTLDDTESRRRYLNARNTLGAILRLGAVPLINENDTVATDEIRFGDNDRLGARVAAMASADVLVLLSDVDGLYTANPNVDDTARHIAEVDAITPEIEAMAGGVASSVGSGGMVTKLAAAKICLQNGCAMAITLGADERPLKRLSDGAQATWFRPSMTPASARKRWIAGSLQPSGRVILDDGALSALKAGKSLLPIGVTAVHGTFDKGDAVVIEDKNGVELARGLSAYSSDDAQKIIGRKSSEFEQVLGYRGRDELVHRDDMALS, encoded by the coding sequence GTGAGTGCGGATCGTCTGCAAAGCGCCAAACGGGTGGTGATCAAGATCGGCTCGGCCCTGTTGGTGGACGAAGCCCATGGCACCGTGCACCGTAAATGGCTGGAAGCGTTGGCCGAAGACGTCGCCGAAATGAAGGCGCGCGGCCAGGACGTGATTTTGGTGTCCAGCGGTGCGATCGCGGTCGGACGGCGTTATTTGGGGCTGGCGGATGGTCCGTTGAAGCTGGACGAAAAACAGGCCGCCGCCGCCACTGGACAGATCCGTCTGGCGCATGCCTATCAAGAGGTTCTGGGCCACCACGACATCACCGTGGCGCAGGTCCTGTTGACCCTGGACGACACCGAAAGCCGGCGGCGCTATCTCAACGCCCGCAACACCCTGGGCGCGATTTTGCGTTTGGGCGCGGTGCCCTTGATCAATGAAAACGACACCGTGGCCACCGATGAAATCCGCTTCGGCGACAATGACCGTTTGGGCGCGCGAGTTGCGGCGATGGCCAGTGCAGATGTGCTGGTGTTGCTCAGCGACGTCGATGGTCTGTATACCGCCAATCCCAATGTGGATGACACCGCCCGACACATCGCCGAGGTTGATGCCATCACGCCGGAAATCGAAGCCATGGCCGGGGGCGTCGCCTCTTCGGTAGGTTCGGGCGGCATGGTGACGAAGCTGGCGGCTGCGAAGATTTGTTTGCAAAACGGCTGCGCCATGGCGATCACCCTGGGGGCGGATGAACGCCCCTTGAAGCGTTTGAGTGATGGCGCGCAAGCGACGTGGTTCAGGCCCTCCATGACCCCCGCCAGCGCACGCAAGCGTTGGATCGCCGGCTCGCTGCAGCCCAGCGGCAGGGTTATCTTGGACGACGGCGCGCTGTCGGCTTTGAAGGCCGGCAAAAGTCTGCTGCCCATCGGTGTAACCGCCGTGCACGGCACGTTCGACAAGGGCGATGCGGTGGTGATCGAAGATAAAAACGGCGTTGAACTGGCACGTGGCCTCAGCGCCTATTCATCGGATGATGCGCAAAAGATCATTGGCCGCAAATCGTCTGAATTCGAACAGGTGCTAGGCTATCGCGGTCGCGACGAACTCGTCCATCGCGACGATATGGCCCTGAGCTAG
- a CDS encoding DUF5677 domain-containing protein yields the protein MEEILSITKKYDEAYVQEGFENLESLKTFSLVFYKDVAAIYDCITRIKNVERNPSGFSIDDAPVLGLLVRVWKLLNEVIAYYEQDNAEIISIIERPLIEAAVVATYLMSHGDDVIVDYRKCSYKDRLRILRDLESGSAFYETKAGKRLLKSVQEKMAFEGLTKDDFDDQKKNRWRIQGKTFFDIFAEVEHEDLYAATYGMMSESIHGSWNESMDWCLAKEDDGTFKAYPFHYPADVRFASPMLRFTNKPYRLWLQRIDAYDDGLKAQLDWIERVNNALFLKFDEKFDG from the coding sequence ATGGAAGAGATTCTGTCGATCACGAAGAAATATGATGAGGCATATGTTCAGGAGGGATTTGAAAACCTCGAAAGTCTCAAGACCTTCTCGCTCGTCTTCTACAAAGATGTGGCGGCGATTTACGACTGCATTACGAGGATCAAGAACGTAGAGCGGAACCCTTCGGGCTTCTCGATAGATGATGCCCCGGTTCTCGGCTTGCTAGTACGTGTCTGGAAACTTCTGAATGAGGTCATTGCCTATTACGAACAGGATAACGCTGAGATTATCAGCATCATAGAGCGTCCCCTCATCGAGGCGGCGGTGGTTGCTACCTACCTGATGTCGCACGGTGACGACGTAATCGTAGACTACCGGAAATGCTCTTACAAAGATCGCTTAAGAATTCTTCGTGATCTCGAAAGTGGCTCTGCCTTCTATGAAACCAAGGCGGGAAAACGACTACTCAAATCGGTGCAAGAGAAAATGGCATTTGAGGGCCTAACGAAAGACGATTTTGACGATCAAAAAAAGAACCGCTGGCGCATTCAAGGAAAAACCTTCTTTGATATCTTCGCTGAAGTCGAGCATGAAGATTTATATGCGGCGACGTATGGGATGATGTCGGAATCGATTCATGGTTCATGGAACGAGTCCATGGATTGGTGCCTGGCCAAAGAAGATGACGGTACGTTCAAGGCGTATCCGTTTCATTATCCTGCTGATGTTCGGTTTGCTTCTCCGATGTTGCGCTTTACCAATAAGCCCTATCGTCTCTGGCTACAGCGTATTGATGCCTACGACGACGGGCTGAAGGCACAACTTGACTGGATTGAGCGAGTCAATAACGCATTATTTTTGAAATTTGATGAGAAATTTGATGGTTAG
- a CDS encoding HEPN domain-containing protein, producing MVRSKADYDGLFLPRDGVGTGHLNISGKDTQLKLLSAGPWEGGDEEFRDLHGVLSDGTKASLIECVWLGATDHRWGEETQSEQRFFPHYVLTGESYISSGEDKIRAINYHFENVHCLVNGFKTFGNIHPTQDEFRDILKSEHERHQGIAENHNWGTSEFDPEIGDHPFLMYFSGLWEIVKCHAELGAVSLTNRSSHGFGSSQGVGIKNEITVNLEFANLMPVSKAFQSLSILHSFFELCLGRRQRYLWIEAVLDDKGVESSGRMPPQLDVHWSYCNEQITGETEPTQYGDILIDPGAEKEEFSKMLSGWLNTNSVIGEARGRFSSAFHSGAYGIDRIVGAANMFDLLPESHVPAKIELDDETNAAVETCRKQFKGLPDSFARQSVLSVLGRVGTASLRDKICHRADILIKAAPEKFAEIHLPCSQAVHCRNHFVHGSDVAFDYREHFNGFAFLVDTLEFVFAASDLIELGWDYNSWRAKGSSLSHNFGAYVVNYEGNLRILKGLLKS from the coding sequence ATGGTTAGATCAAAAGCCGATTACGATGGTCTCTTTCTGCCACGCGACGGTGTAGGCACAGGCCACCTGAACATTTCCGGGAAGGATACACAGCTAAAATTACTAAGTGCAGGTCCCTGGGAAGGAGGGGATGAAGAGTTTCGAGATTTACATGGTGTTCTAAGCGACGGAACGAAAGCCTCCCTGATCGAGTGCGTCTGGTTGGGAGCGACAGATCATCGCTGGGGGGAGGAGACACAGTCTGAGCAGAGATTTTTTCCTCACTACGTGCTTACAGGGGAATCATATATTTCATCCGGTGAAGATAAGATAAGAGCTATCAATTATCATTTCGAAAACGTCCATTGTCTCGTGAATGGTTTCAAAACTTTCGGGAACATTCATCCAACTCAAGATGAATTTAGAGACATCCTGAAGTCAGAGCACGAAAGGCATCAGGGAATTGCAGAAAACCATAATTGGGGAACTTCCGAATTTGATCCTGAAATAGGCGATCACCCTTTTCTCATGTATTTCAGTGGTCTGTGGGAAATTGTGAAATGTCATGCCGAACTTGGTGCTGTAAGCTTGACGAACCGTTCGTCGCATGGCTTCGGTAGCTCGCAGGGCGTCGGCATAAAAAACGAAATCACTGTGAATCTTGAGTTCGCGAATTTAATGCCGGTCTCGAAAGCCTTCCAATCATTAAGCATATTGCACAGCTTCTTTGAGTTGTGCCTTGGAAGAAGACAGCGTTACCTATGGATTGAAGCCGTATTGGACGATAAAGGTGTCGAGTCCAGTGGACGGATGCCGCCCCAGTTAGATGTCCATTGGAGTTATTGTAACGAGCAGATCACAGGTGAAACCGAACCCACACAGTATGGGGACATCCTAATTGATCCCGGAGCAGAAAAAGAAGAATTCTCCAAGATGCTCTCAGGTTGGTTAAACACCAATTCTGTTATAGGAGAGGCTCGGGGTAGATTTTCCAGCGCATTCCATTCTGGGGCGTACGGCATAGATCGTATCGTGGGGGCGGCCAACATGTTTGACCTTCTCCCAGAATCTCATGTTCCCGCAAAGATCGAACTGGATGATGAAACAAATGCGGCAGTGGAAACGTGCCGAAAACAGTTTAAAGGACTTCCTGATAGTTTTGCCCGACAGTCTGTCCTCTCTGTGTTAGGGCGGGTAGGCACGGCGAGCCTCCGCGACAAAATTTGCCATAGAGCCGATATATTAATCAAAGCCGCGCCAGAGAAATTTGCAGAAATACATTTGCCTTGCAGTCAGGCAGTCCACTGCCGGAATCATTTTGTCCACGGAAGTGATGTGGCGTTCGATTACAGAGAACATTTCAATGGGTTTGCTTTTCTCGTCGATACGCTTGAGTTCGTTTTCGCTGCCTCTGACCTTATCGAACTAGGATGGGACTATAACAGTTGGCGCGCAAAGGGGTCTTCTTTGAGCCATAATTTTGGGGCTTATGTGGTTAATTACGAAGGCAACCTTCGAATTCTAAAGGGCCTATTGAAGTCTTAG
- the rpmA gene encoding 50S ribosomal protein L27: MAHKKAGGSSRNGRDSDGRRLGVKKFGGQAVIPGNIIIRQRGTKVHPGENVGIGKDHTIFALIEGKVAFSEKKGRTYVGVEPAA; encoded by the coding sequence ATGGCACATAAAAAAGCAGGTGGTAGCTCCCGTAACGGTCGCGATTCCGACGGCCGTCGTCTGGGCGTGAAAAAGTTCGGTGGTCAAGCCGTGATCCCCGGCAACATCATCATCCGCCAACGTGGCACCAAGGTTCACCCGGGTGAGAACGTCGGCATCGGCAAAGACCACACCATCTTCGCGCTGATCGAAGGCAAAGTGGCGTTTTCCGAGAAAAAAGGCCGCACCTACGTGGGTGTGGAGCCGGCTGCGTAA
- a CDS encoding plasmid mobilization protein: MTKAPPKKTKEHRERVWSVRYNATENERLELLAADAGFQSTSTYIRNASLKEIFSRTDAKTIRQLMILGNNLNQLTRKAHADGFSTIEERILRLIDEIDNSVRCIGKKNDHKENSEA, encoded by the coding sequence ATGACAAAAGCCCCCCCAAAAAAAACTAAAGAGCACCGTGAGCGTGTTTGGTCTGTCCGCTATAACGCGACTGAAAATGAACGGCTTGAATTACTAGCCGCTGACGCCGGATTTCAGAGCACATCCACCTATATTCGGAACGCTTCTCTTAAAGAGATTTTCTCTCGGACAGATGCAAAGACAATTCGTCAATTAATGATACTCGGAAACAACCTCAATCAGCTCACTCGCAAAGCACACGCAGATGGTTTTTCAACGATTGAAGAACGCATCCTGAGGCTTATTGATGAGATTGATAATTCAGTCCGGTGCATAGGCAAAAAAAATGATCACAAAGAAAATTCTGAAGCTTGA
- a CDS encoding type II toxin-antitoxin system RelE/ParE family toxin, with translation MIKSFRDKATEALFKREKFHRKWRAFDRVALRKLVMVHAARELRDLTCPPGNQLEALKGDRLGQHSIRINDQYRVCFVWKDGDAYDVEIVDYH, from the coding sequence ATGATTAAGAGCTTCCGCGACAAAGCTACAGAGGCCCTATTCAAGAGGGAGAAGTTCCACAGGAAATGGCGAGCCTTTGACCGTGTTGCCCTACGGAAGCTGGTTATGGTCCATGCGGCTAGGGAGCTTAGGGACCTTACGTGCCCTCCAGGCAATCAGCTTGAAGCCCTCAAGGGAGACAGGCTGGGGCAACACTCAATACGGATCAACGATCAATACCGCGTTTGCTTTGTATGGAAGGACGGAGACGCTTACGACGTAGAGATTGTAGATTACCACTAA
- the obgE gene encoding GTPase ObgE, whose protein sequence is MKFLDQAKVFVKSGDGGNGCMSFRREKYVALGGPDGGDGGRGGDIVLECVEGLNTLIDYRYQQHFKAQRGHHGMGRDRTGAKGESLVLKLPRGTQVLAEDKETVLADLTEVGQRIVLLHGGDGGLGNAHFKSSTNRAPRRTEPGYPGEEMWVWLRLKLIADVGLVGLPNAGKSTFISAVSGAHPKIADYPFTTLHPNLGMVRRMDSELVVADIPGLIEGASEGHGLGTRFLGHVERCGALLHLIDGTAEDVAENYRIVRSELDAYGEVLENKTEIVALNKCDALQADEIAEKKAALEKASGQEVHVISGVAGIGIDDMLNLLFDAVRAARAAEAGEDEEGYAP, encoded by the coding sequence ATGAAGTTCCTCGACCAAGCCAAAGTGTTCGTCAAAAGCGGCGACGGCGGTAATGGCTGTATGTCGTTTCGCCGCGAAAAATACGTCGCGTTGGGTGGACCCGACGGCGGCGATGGCGGACGTGGCGGGGACATCGTTCTGGAATGCGTCGAAGGCCTCAATACGCTCATCGATTATCGCTACCAACAGCACTTCAAGGCACAGCGCGGTCATCACGGCATGGGCCGCGACCGCACCGGCGCCAAGGGCGAAAGCCTGGTCTTGAAGCTGCCGCGCGGCACCCAAGTGCTGGCCGAAGACAAGGAAACCGTGCTCGCCGACCTGACCGAGGTCGGCCAGCGCATCGTATTGCTTCACGGCGGCGACGGCGGCTTGGGCAACGCACATTTCAAATCCAGCACCAACCGCGCCCCGCGCCGCACCGAACCCGGGTATCCCGGCGAGGAAATGTGGGTGTGGCTGCGCTTGAAGCTGATCGCCGACGTCGGTTTGGTGGGGTTGCCCAATGCGGGCAAGTCGACCTTTATTTCCGCCGTGTCCGGCGCGCATCCCAAGATCGCCGACTACCCCTTCACCACGTTGCACCCCAACCTCGGCATGGTGCGGCGCATGGACAGTGAATTGGTGGTCGCCGACATTCCCGGCCTGATCGAAGGCGCCAGCGAAGGCCACGGTCTGGGTACGCGCTTCTTAGGCCACGTGGAACGCTGCGGCGCATTGCTGCATCTGATCGACGGCACCGCTGAAGACGTGGCGGAAAACTATCGCATCGTGCGCAGCGAATTGGATGCCTACGGCGAAGTCTTGGAAAATAAGACCGAGATTGTCGCGCTGAACAAATGCGATGCGTTGCAAGCCGACGAAATCGCCGAGAAAAAAGCCGCCTTGGAAAAAGCCTCGGGCCAAGAGGTTCATGTCATTTCCGGCGTCGCAGGCATCGGTATTGACGATATGTTGAACCTGTTGTTCGATGCGGTGCGCGCCGCGAGAGCGGCCGAAGCCGGTGAGGACGAAGAGGGGTACGCGCCGTGA
- a CDS encoding TIR domain-containing protein — MDIHSQKFDVSLSFAGEDRKYVNEVAQQLVDLGFSVFYDKYFEIELIGLELVSTLRDIYGQRSRYSAVFISDHYLHKRWTERVEWEAILDKSTLTSRSFIIPIKLDESWLPGLPSSYGYIDACQLPPESVARKISQKLGTPTINVESDAELFTLLASDFHLVWQFMQEFRDAPNRWMATFRKDPIDIEVLEKFGQELVQYDLATVDSSLNGDGDYWVDINLTDRGIRFMSHLRQNLVPNW, encoded by the coding sequence TTGGATATTCACTCTCAAAAATTTGATGTCTCACTCTCCTTTGCTGGAGAGGACAGGAAGTACGTCAACGAAGTGGCCCAACAGCTTGTGGATTTAGGCTTCTCCGTTTTCTACGATAAATATTTTGAAATTGAGCTAATTGGCCTCGAACTCGTGTCTACGCTCCGAGATATATATGGGCAACGGTCTAGGTACAGCGCTGTATTCATTTCAGATCACTATTTACATAAACGCTGGACAGAACGGGTAGAATGGGAAGCAATTTTAGACAAGTCAACCTTAACGAGCCGCAGCTTTATCATCCCAATCAAACTAGATGAATCATGGCTCCCAGGCTTACCTAGTTCTTACGGCTATATCGATGCATGTCAACTGCCCCCCGAATCTGTAGCACGTAAAATATCTCAAAAATTAGGCACGCCGACGATTAACGTAGAATCTGACGCAGAGCTTTTCACTCTTCTTGCCTCAGATTTTCACCTTGTATGGCAGTTCATGCAAGAATTCCGCGATGCTCCTAACCGTTGGATGGCGACATTCAGGAAAGACCCTATTGATATTGAAGTCTTAGAAAAATTTGGGCAAGAACTTGTTCAATATGACTTGGCAACAGTTGATAGCTCATTAAACGGTGACGGCGATTATTGGGTGGACATAAATCTGACTGATAGAGGAATTAGATTCATGTCTCACTTGAGGCAGAATCTAGTACCTAATTGGTAA